Genomic window (Pseudomonas xantholysinigenes):
AAGTCCATCGTACCTGGTCGCTGGGATTGGCTGATCAAGGGCGAGCCAGGCAAGACCTACGAGGACAGTCGGCGAGTCTTCCAGTTCAAGCTGCACGCCCACACCACCGACCGCCTGCATTACCAGATGTGCGGAACCGGACAACGTGAGAGGCGTCGACTGGCCCGCAGCAACAAAGGCTACATCGGCATGTATGCCGCCGCCGAAGCAATCATGACCTTCAAGCTTGAGCCACTGGCCTGGGACGGGCGGCAATTGCGGTGCCGCTGGCGTGATCACGAGGGGCATACGGTCAAGATTGGTGAATACCCCACCGATGGTAGGCCCTATGACCGTCTGGGGGGGTATCTGGACCATCTGAACGTTTATACAGAATATGCCGAAAGTCTGTGTGAGTTCCTGATCACACCGTTGCGCTGAGGCCCCGGCTCAGGCGCCCGCTTCGCTTTCGCGCAACATGAACAGGCGATACAGCACCACGGTGGCGAACAGCTGCAGGAAGCCGTTGAAGCTGTCCACGGCCAATCGCACGCCGGGCTGTGGTTCGGGGAAGGCGCTGATCAGCAAGCCTTCGATCAACCACAGCGGCGCCAGCACCGCCAGCATGCAGATCATGATGCGCAGGAAGTGCCCGGTGGTCATGCGTGCGCTGGTGCGCATCGCCTCGATCACCGGCAGCCCGCGCAATACCAGCAGGTATTCGGCGAACACCAGGTTCACCATGATCCACACGCCGGGGAAGATGAACAGCAGCAGGCCCGCCGAGATCAGCAGCGTGCAGATCACCACCAGCAACGCCAGCCTTGGCCACAACTGCAGGGCGCGGGCGAACAGGTCGCGCTTGGCGATCGCCTGGCCGTTGCTGCGGGTGTCGAGGTAGAGGATCAGTGCCGCGGTGTACAGCGGGTAGAACAGCAGGCTGACCAGCA
Coding sequences:
- a CDS encoding YciC family protein, producing the protein MNPLSVLRDSLYFFRRHLASILQLCLPLVVLEALLTQLLDRQLGEQAAPAFGMLVSLLFYPLYTAALILYLDTRSNGQAIAKRDLFARALQLWPRLALLVVICTLLISAGLLLFIFPGVWIMVNLVFAEYLLVLRGLPVIEAMRTSARMTTGHFLRIMICMLAVLAPLWLIEGLLISAFPEPQPGVRLAVDSFNGFLQLFATVVLYRLFMLRESEAGA